One stretch of Planococcus sp. PAMC 21323 DNA includes these proteins:
- a CDS encoding sigma-54-dependent Fis family transcriptional regulator, protein MKHILKDVYLKDVADFLLEGIVLTDENGVILSLNHIVSDFFPKLSDSDLIGKRIQDFVPSKDLSQFYLLKQETRNISLSIGMFQLLANFRFIDDSTAFLNFRNITKIQRLSQEIVEAQNQNRLFQSILDKVDEGVCYIDNNQKIVFYNTKMGELDSKEPSGVIGKRYASIFEGATHQVSPLLNSLVSDKQIVQNEAFFSKTGKRYIVNKKSEPLFLGSQKTGALSTVKDFSTIASMADTLFQNKRTKAISSTEVAISRENLPPIIQVSKSMKKVIDTTELLTKSTANLLICGEKGVGKSLLARFTIERLNILDANFIELNCADIPSLLLEENLFGISKSPGLLEQMKNGIIVLDHIDQLDIAIQEKLLRVIQSKTFFSSKDNSEISVNTRFIALLSQKPNIALKQGNLLEDLFYALSTITLTVPSLRDRKEDIPLLINYFLQNKNNSTRGLNTAISEDALKALTSYSYSGNVRQLGYIIEGAMTLAKDDGIITLDHLPSYMVDFSHSDNESVALFNEQDSSHSLTNQVENFEKQLILNVLKKTNYHITKTADNLGISRQSLNYKIRKYDIEFTREDR, encoded by the coding sequence TTGAAACACATATTGAAAGATGTTTATTTAAAGGACGTAGCCGATTTTTTATTAGAAGGAATTGTTTTAACTGATGAGAACGGCGTTATATTATCGTTGAATCACATTGTTAGTGATTTTTTTCCCAAGCTATCTGATAGCGATTTAATTGGCAAGCGTATTCAAGATTTTGTGCCATCGAAGGATTTGTCTCAGTTTTATCTCCTTAAACAGGAAACTAGAAATATCTCCTTATCTATTGGGATGTTTCAACTATTGGCTAATTTTCGTTTTATTGACGACAGCACAGCTTTCCTTAATTTTCGGAATATCACGAAAATACAACGCCTATCCCAAGAAATTGTAGAAGCTCAAAATCAAAATAGATTGTTTCAATCTATCTTAGATAAAGTAGACGAAGGGGTTTGTTATATAGATAACAATCAAAAAATTGTCTTCTATAATACAAAAATGGGTGAATTGGATTCGAAAGAACCCTCAGGGGTAATTGGAAAGCGATATGCGTCCATTTTTGAAGGTGCAACGCATCAAGTCTCTCCTCTTTTGAATTCTCTAGTATCGGATAAACAGATCGTCCAAAATGAGGCGTTTTTTTCAAAAACCGGCAAACGCTATATCGTCAACAAGAAAAGCGAACCCCTTTTTTTAGGAAGTCAAAAAACTGGAGCACTTTCTACCGTCAAAGATTTCTCCACTATAGCGTCAATGGCAGACACTTTATTTCAGAACAAAAGAACAAAGGCAATTTCTTCTACTGAAGTAGCTATTTCCAGAGAAAACTTACCCCCAATTATTCAAGTGAGTAAATCCATGAAAAAAGTGATAGATACCACTGAACTTCTCACAAAATCTACCGCTAACCTATTAATTTGTGGAGAAAAGGGTGTTGGAAAAAGTCTGCTTGCCCGTTTTACCATTGAACGGCTAAATATACTAGATGCTAATTTTATAGAATTGAATTGCGCCGATATCCCTTCTCTTTTATTGGAGGAAAACTTATTTGGCATCTCTAAATCTCCAGGATTATTAGAGCAAATGAAAAATGGGATAATCGTGCTCGACCATATCGACCAACTAGACATTGCGATTCAAGAAAAATTATTACGTGTTATCCAATCCAAGACATTCTTTAGTTCTAAAGACAATAGCGAAATAAGCGTCAATACTCGTTTTATTGCATTATTGTCACAAAAACCGAATATCGCATTAAAACAAGGAAATTTATTAGAAGACTTGTTTTATGCCTTAAGCACAATCACATTGACCGTCCCTTCTTTACGCGACAGAAAAGAAGATATTCCTTTACTTATAAATTATTTTTTACAAAACAAGAATAATTCTACGCGCGGGTTAAACACCGCAATTTCAGAAGACGCACTAAAAGCATTAACCTCATACAGCTACTCTGGGAATGTCCGACAGTTGGGGTACATTATAGAAGGCGCAATGACCTTGGCGAAAGATGACGGGATAATTACACTTGATCACTTGCCGTCTTATATGGTTGATTTTAGTCATTCAGATAATGAGAGCGTCGCACTATTTAACGAACAAGATTCCTCCCACTCTTTAACCAACCAAGTTGAAAACTTTGAAAAGCAATTGATTTTAAATGTATTGAAAAAAACTAATTACCACATTACTAAAACAGCTGATAATCTCGGAATTTCTAGGCAAAGCTTGAATTACAAAATACGCAAATACGATATTGAATTTACTAGAGAGGATAGATAG
- a CDS encoding DNA/RNA non-specific endonuclease, with protein sequence MKVNHLLILLLSGFLVGCTEVEETAITEVEAQEETAVEIEESSEKEEPVTPIVEEPEVEEAPTEPNSDLFAGYDLIEVDGGDLSGYRESNVVVNVGYGDRDYWAFTNEHGQLERVVADEIVLQDDDNEPVLSTGRYYSDEAKVPGVESDVLDEGHVLADSLGGVSNAYNITPQESTLNRHGDQAYMEDTIRKAGGATHFEAIITYPDTETQIPSSYQYTYTIMGNEVVDTFENVNPDEVNASLGLTQSEPADIASSSSSNTNEDVSSVDTNGNGQVTIKEAKAAGFSMPIMSDHWLYPHMRDNDNDGMVGE encoded by the coding sequence ATGAAAGTGAACCATTTATTGATCCTATTGCTATCGGGCTTTCTAGTTGGTTGTACCGAGGTCGAAGAAACTGCCATCACAGAAGTAGAGGCGCAAGAAGAAACAGCAGTTGAAATTGAAGAAAGTAGCGAAAAAGAAGAACCTGTCACACCCATTGTTGAAGAGCCAGAAGTAGAGGAAGCTCCTACAGAACCAAATAGCGACTTATTTGCAGGCTACGACTTAATCGAAGTAGATGGCGGGGATTTGTCCGGTTACCGTGAGTCTAACGTTGTCGTTAACGTTGGTTATGGCGATCGCGACTATTGGGCTTTCACCAACGAGCACGGACAGTTAGAACGGGTTGTGGCGGATGAAATCGTTTTGCAAGATGACGACAATGAACCTGTTTTATCGACTGGCCGGTATTATTCGGACGAAGCAAAAGTTCCAGGTGTGGAAAGTGATGTACTAGATGAAGGGCACGTGCTTGCCGATTCGCTTGGCGGGGTTTCAAATGCATATAACATCACTCCCCAAGAAAGTACGCTCAACCGACATGGTGATCAAGCTTATATGGAGGATACGATCCGCAAAGCAGGTGGCGCGACCCATTTCGAAGCCATTATCACCTATCCAGATACCGAAACGCAGATTCCTTCAAGCTATCAATATACGTATACGATAATGGGTAATGAAGTCGTTGATACGTTTGAAAATGTGAATCCTGATGAAGTCAATGCATCACTCGGGTTAACTCAAAGTGAGCCTGCAGATATAGCTAGTTCAAGTAGTTCAAATACTAACGAAGATGTTTCGAGTGTTGATACAAATGGGAATGGACAAGTGACGATTAAAGAAGCGAAAGCAGCAGGGTTTAGTATGCCAATCATGAGCGATCATTGGCTATATCCGCATATGCGAGATAATGATAATGACGGTATGGTCGGCGAGTGA
- a CDS encoding DUF4362 domain-containing protein, with product MKKGFLLILLTIFLTACNPIEDSDIVIEQNEITANPDKFEAFIGNLENGKQDKIRIVQRTTEGDPIFETLEYDSEIITYTYDNSHDEYGAENKGKQSGTCENLESETSETGTIYRLSGCSSEVGKYFELEVLE from the coding sequence GTGAAAAAAGGATTTCTTTTAATTCTACTGACTATTTTCTTAACTGCGTGTAACCCAATTGAGGATAGCGATATCGTGATCGAGCAAAACGAAATAACCGCCAATCCGGATAAATTTGAAGCATTTATCGGAAATCTTGAGAACGGCAAACAAGATAAAATACGGATTGTCCAAAGAACTACAGAGGGCGACCCAATTTTTGAGACCTTAGAGTATGATAGTGAAATTATTACGTATACGTATGATAATTCTCACGATGAGTACGGCGCTGAAAACAAAGGAAAACAAAGTGGAACTTGCGAAAATCTAGAAAGTGAAACGAGCGAAACAGGTACAATCTACCGCTTGAGCGGTTGCTCTTCTGAAGTCGGAAAGTATTTCGAGCTTGAAGTTCTAGAGTAA
- a CDS encoding aspartate aminotransferase family protein yields MEQKELLDKDHQVISQGLKLRFSPMTVASASGCWLTDLSGKEYLDLTAGWAVANIGYGREEIAKTIFDQYLKLSFTTQLSAPSETMVQLAEKLISLTPGDFEKKVWFGHSGSDANELISKFIPIAAGRSKMISFIGSYHGQTMGASSLSGHSAQARFEGRGNVVKIPYPNPYRPFSGISANLTEQTLHYMKEVFATICPADDTAGIIIEAIQSDGGMILPPPAFLQALREICDQYGIYLIIDEVKVGMGRTGAWFSFQHCEIVPDVVVLGKSLGAGLPISAVVGRKELLDAVSAGHMFTTSGNPVSTSAALKNIQLIEEEGLLENAKHQGISFLNGLHKLQETYPCIGDVRGKGLAIGVEIVENRHSQNPDPLKTAAICYRAYELGLLIYNVGIYGNVLEITPPLTINALEVERALAILEEVFKDAENGHIDLHKVQEFSGWG; encoded by the coding sequence GTGGAACAAAAAGAATTACTCGACAAAGATCACCAAGTAATCTCACAAGGTTTAAAACTACGTTTTTCACCTATGACTGTGGCATCAGCTTCCGGATGTTGGCTAACCGACCTTTCTGGCAAAGAATATTTGGATTTAACTGCTGGTTGGGCAGTTGCCAATATAGGATATGGTCGTGAAGAGATCGCTAAAACCATCTTCGACCAATACTTAAAATTATCTTTTACTACACAGCTCAGCGCACCTAGTGAGACCATGGTACAACTTGCTGAAAAACTTATCAGTTTAACTCCAGGGGACTTCGAAAAAAAAGTGTGGTTCGGTCACTCTGGGTCAGATGCTAATGAGTTAATTAGTAAATTCATTCCTATCGCTGCTGGACGTTCTAAAATGATTTCATTTATCGGCTCATACCATGGTCAAACAATGGGTGCTTCATCGTTGTCTGGTCATAGTGCGCAGGCACGTTTCGAAGGAAGAGGCAATGTCGTCAAGATTCCTTACCCGAATCCTTACCGCCCATTCAGCGGCATCAGCGCCAACCTTACCGAACAAACACTCCATTACATGAAAGAAGTGTTTGCAACGATATGTCCAGCTGACGACACAGCAGGAATTATTATTGAAGCTATCCAAAGTGATGGTGGCATGATTTTACCACCCCCTGCTTTTTTACAAGCGTTGAGAGAGATTTGTGACCAATACGGCATTTACTTAATTATCGATGAAGTAAAAGTCGGAATGGGTAGAACTGGAGCCTGGTTTTCGTTTCAACATTGTGAGATTGTACCGGATGTAGTCGTACTAGGGAAATCCCTCGGTGCTGGTCTTCCTATTAGCGCTGTTGTCGGAAGGAAAGAACTACTAGATGCAGTTTCTGCAGGTCATATGTTTACAACAAGCGGGAACCCCGTGTCTACTTCTGCAGCCCTTAAAAATATTCAACTGATCGAAGAAGAAGGTTTATTGGAGAATGCTAAGCATCAAGGAATATCTTTTCTTAACGGTTTGCACAAGCTTCAAGAAACTTACCCCTGCATAGGAGATGTACGAGGAAAAGGGTTGGCTATCGGTGTAGAAATTGTCGAAAATCGACATTCCCAAAATCCAGATCCTTTAAAAACTGCAGCCATTTGTTACCGAGCCTATGAACTCGGACTGCTTATTTACAATGTTGGCATTTATGGAAATGTGTTAGAAATCACACCACCACTTACAATAAACGCTCTCGAAGTAGAACGAGCACTTGCTATTTTAGAAGAAGTATTTAAAGACGCAGAAAATGGTCACATTGATTTACATAAAGTACAAGAATTTAGTGGATGGGGCTAA
- a CDS encoding copper homeostasis protein CutC, which translates to MRIEVIVQNEQEAIQAEKLGAARLELVSAIDEGGLTPSFEIIKQVLNSVTIPVQVMIRPHSRDFFYSDLEMNTIIEDVKNVLSLGGHGIVFGALTKDYTIDETALEKVMAVSDQLDITFHRAFDEIDDQLSAYKLLTDYKKLVKRILTSGGHEDCLRGKHDLRKLVELSKEIEGPAILCGGGLTSTNIKEIHQTVEANEYHFGSGVRKDGSYSEGFDKRVVEQITALEG; encoded by the coding sequence ATGAGAATAGAAGTTATTGTGCAAAATGAACAAGAAGCAATCCAAGCAGAAAAATTGGGAGCAGCCAGACTAGAACTTGTTTCCGCAATTGATGAGGGAGGGCTAACACCGAGTTTTGAGATCATCAAGCAAGTTTTAAACAGCGTCACGATACCGGTTCAAGTAATGATACGCCCCCATAGTCGAGATTTTTTCTATAGCGATCTAGAAATGAATACAATCATCGAAGACGTCAAAAATGTGTTGAGTTTAGGTGGTCACGGAATCGTATTTGGCGCTTTGACAAAGGATTATACAATAGATGAAACAGCACTTGAAAAAGTCATGGCAGTCTCTGATCAACTCGATATTACCTTTCATCGTGCGTTTGACGAAATTGACGATCAGTTGAGCGCCTATAAATTATTAACAGACTACAAAAAACTGGTAAAGCGGATTTTAACATCTGGTGGTCACGAAGATTGTTTGAGAGGGAAGCATGACTTAAGAAAGTTAGTCGAGCTATCAAAAGAGATAGAGGGACCTGCTATTCTTTGTGGTGGGGGATTAACGTCGACGAATATAAAAGAGATTCATCAAACTGTAGAGGCTAATGAATATCATTTCGGGAGCGGCGTTCGGAAAGATGGTTCTTATTCAGAGGGGTTCGACAAAAGAGTAGTTGAACAAATTACAGCATTAGAGGGTTAG